The following proteins come from a genomic window of Macadamia integrifolia cultivar HAES 741 chromosome 14, SCU_Mint_v3, whole genome shotgun sequence:
- the LOC122061102 gene encoding UPF0481 protein At3g47200-like, with protein sequence MELQMKPGPQHRQEQKLQLPEQPQQQKPQRPSSSFSQSIPVNGVKVAEEKWVISIRERLEQAHLASSRSKLCIYRVPEYLRGNDNKAFIPQVVSLGPYHHKRNESLRDMEEHKLRSLDRILKRTSQDVKLYLDSISEVEVQARNCYVGPISHTSHEFVYMMVLDGCFMLEIFQGAVDGFEQLGYPRNDPIFAWRSVMHTIRQDMVMLENQIPLFILDRLLELQFGVNEGPGERPQAAQLALRFLDSLMSADETLRNRNWKKRTKYANTDLDGLHCLDLLRRKPKDLRTNWMRWKPQPLDAMDEQRQRQRQRQRQQLVRCATELRVAGVKFKKRNTERFWDVKFKNGTLCIPRLLVHDGTKSLLLNMKAYEHCHIDCGNEVTSYLILMDNLINSDEDVKYLHRRKILENWLGSNAEVAEFFNSLCQQVAFDFQDSYISKMSADVNNYRDKRTNEWLAIFSKNHCRNPWTIISLFAGVVFLLLTSVQTFYTVYGYYRPS encoded by the coding sequence ATGGAATTGCAAATGAAACCAGGGCCGCAACACCGACAGGAACAGAAACTGCAACTGCCGGAGCAGCCCCAGCAACAGAAGCCGCAAAGGCCCTCCTCCTCTTTTTCCCAGTCAATACCAGTCAATGGTGTCAAAGTAGCTGAGGAGAAGTGGGTGATCTCGATTCGGGAGAGGCTTGAACAAGCCCATCTCGCTTCTTCAAGGTCGAAGCTCTGCATTTACAGAGTCCCCGAATACCTCCGAGGGAACGACAACAAGGCCTTCATCCCCCAAGTCGTCTCCCTGGGTCCTTACCATCACAAACGCAACGAGAGCCTCCGCGACATGGAAGAGCACAAACTGCGCTCCCTCGATCGGATTCTCAAGCGAACCAGTCAAGATGTCAAGCTCTACCTTGATTCCATCAGTGAGGTCGAAGTCCAAGCTCGCAACTGCTACGTAGGTCCAATCTCTCACACCAGCCACGAGTTCGTATATATGATGGTTCTCGATGGTTGCTTCATGCTCGAGATCTTCCAAGGTGCTGTGGATGGCTTCGAGCAACTGGGCTACCCACGGAATGACCCAATCTTCGCATGGCGCAGCGTTATGCACACCATCCGCCAGGATATGGTTATGCTCGAGAACCAGATCCCACTCTTCATCCTCGATCGCCTTCTCGAACTCCAGTTCGGTGTCAATGAAGGACCAGGCGAGAGACCCCAAGCAGCCCAGCTCGCACTCAGGTTCCTCGACTCTCTCATGTCGGCGGACGAGACATTGCGGAATAGAAATTGGAAGAAGCGGACCAAATACGCAAACACAGACCTCGACGGCCTCCATTGCCTCGACTTATTACGCCGAAAGCCCAAGGACTTGCGTACGAATTGGATGAGATGGAAGCCGCAGCCGTTGGATGCGATGGATGAgcagcggcagcggcagcggcagcggcagcggcagcAACTGGTCCGCTGCGCAACAGAGTTGAGGGTGGCAGGGGTGAAGTTCAAGAAGAGGAATACAGAGCGATTCTGGGACGTGAAGTTCAAAAATGGAACCCTTTGCATCCCAAGGTTGTTGGTCCATGATGGGACCAAATCGCTCTTACTGAACATGAAAGCTTACGAGCACTGTCACATCGATTGTGGTAACGAAGTCACTTCTTACTTGATCTTGATGGACAATCTGATAAACTCGGATGAAGACGTGAAGTACCTCCATAGACGAAAGATCCTGGAGAACTGGTTGGGTAGTAATGCGGAAGTAGCTGAGTTCTTCAACAGCTTGTGTCAACAGGTAGCGTTCGATTTCCAGGACAGTTATATCTCTAAGATGTCAGCGGACGTGAACAATTACCGCGATAAGAGGACGAACGAATGGCTGGCCATCTTTTCGAAGAACCATTGCAGGAACCCATGGACCATCATCTCACTTTTTGCTGGGGTCGTCTTCTTGTTGCTCACTTCCGTGCAGACCTTTTACACCGTCTATGGCTACTATCGGCCCAGTTAG